A stretch of Geomonas oryzisoli DNA encodes these proteins:
- a CDS encoding energy transducer TonB: MQDAIDPLDPLQEENYPTSLNKQLITGLGVSLILHLVCAALILGIPGGGEPARPAVTYVDLNTIPAPVPAAPAVQPQPEPEPEPEQPQEEAEPLPPTPPAQQAQAAQPAAPVPQPAQPQTAVEERSHTTFGMGLTKGYFKPLSDGETLRPEIREYYIRLLQGVNEKWWLEQKDQKVAPIVVNITITRNGEIIGSTILQSSGNIVYDRAVQKTLEAAGPLPPVPANYIGDFFQAPVRLVPPLNLLSW; the protein is encoded by the coding sequence GGAAGAGAACTACCCGACCAGCCTCAACAAGCAGTTGATCACCGGCCTCGGGGTCTCACTGATCTTGCACCTGGTCTGCGCCGCGCTGATCCTGGGCATCCCCGGAGGAGGCGAACCCGCCCGCCCCGCCGTGACCTACGTCGACCTCAACACCATCCCAGCACCCGTTCCGGCCGCCCCCGCAGTGCAGCCCCAGCCGGAGCCGGAACCCGAACCGGAACAACCCCAGGAAGAGGCGGAACCGCTCCCGCCGACGCCTCCAGCGCAGCAGGCGCAGGCTGCGCAACCCGCGGCCCCCGTCCCCCAGCCCGCGCAGCCCCAGACTGCAGTCGAGGAGCGTTCCCACACCACCTTCGGAATGGGACTCACCAAGGGATACTTCAAGCCGCTGAGCGACGGCGAAACGCTGCGCCCGGAGATCAGGGAGTACTATATTCGGCTGCTGCAGGGGGTAAACGAGAAGTGGTGGCTGGAACAGAAGGATCAGAAGGTGGCGCCGATAGTGGTGAACATCACCATCACCCGTAACGGCGAGATCATCGGCAGCACCATCCTGCAAAGTTCGGGGAACATCGTCTACGACCGGGCCGTGCAGAAGACGCTGGAAGCGGCCGGTCCGCTGCCACCGGTACCCGCCAACTACATCGGGGACTTCTTCCAGGCGCCGGTCCGCCTGGTCCCGCCGCTCAACCTCTTATCCTGGTAA
- a CDS encoding tetratricopeptide repeat protein: MASKKDKILESAQRFVLKGQIDKAIKEYQQVVAMEPGDLRSRQRLAELLVRDNRKDEASQQYEDIGKHYADNGYFLKAIATYKQIQRLNPGNLSTALTIAHLNHQQGLIGNAMAEYGQVVAHYEREGDLKEALKVVEKMVGVDADHAATKLKYAELLYATGAQEQSREAFAALEAGLRSRGLTGEAASVVARARELFPQQEAVEPPVSLENEGLSVNGFDAGDEVPGVAAAPWEAPIEEPALPDWDAPAAELPDPFAAPATPQAELAEPAEPAAAATAPASYEAPAPWDTEQEDAESAGSIAWEEEIDLDLDDDGFQAAPAPEPFAVSEEPQAPPEPAAAPAAEVELPLDFSLELNFDEVDQELEEAEPEQVPVVELDLEQGGELELTLPDQEAPFGELSWEEEGEQELPQEPEVPEQAEELAELEEVELELEPFAEPELELVSEQEPLEEQEPEALAPPEPVRQRGWEEIFPNAAAGEADLDLEELESHYDLGIGYKEMGMYAGAIKEFDIAAANPQRRFDCLTLQAICYRDKGEPAKAEELLRRGLDLDVISKDERTCLNYELGVLAEARGAADEAIEMYREVIRANPAYQDASNRLSTLSGEEIPDIIDLELEEGS; encoded by the coding sequence TTGGCTTCCAAAAAAGACAAAATTCTTGAGAGTGCCCAGCGGTTCGTGCTGAAGGGGCAGATCGACAAGGCTATCAAGGAGTACCAGCAGGTGGTGGCCATGGAGCCCGGCGACCTCCGCTCGCGCCAGCGTCTGGCCGAGCTCCTGGTGCGCGACAACCGCAAGGATGAGGCGAGCCAGCAATACGAGGACATCGGCAAGCACTACGCCGACAACGGCTATTTCCTCAAGGCGATCGCCACCTATAAGCAGATACAGCGTCTCAACCCCGGCAATCTGTCCACCGCACTCACCATCGCCCACCTGAATCACCAGCAGGGACTGATCGGCAACGCGATGGCCGAATACGGACAGGTGGTGGCGCACTACGAGAGAGAAGGGGACTTGAAGGAGGCCCTCAAGGTGGTGGAAAAGATGGTGGGCGTCGACGCCGACCATGCTGCCACCAAGCTGAAATATGCGGAGCTGCTGTACGCGACTGGCGCGCAGGAGCAGTCCCGGGAGGCCTTTGCCGCTCTGGAGGCCGGACTCCGCAGCCGCGGCCTCACAGGCGAGGCCGCCTCGGTCGTAGCCCGCGCCCGGGAGCTCTTCCCGCAACAGGAAGCCGTCGAGCCCCCGGTTTCCCTTGAAAATGAAGGGCTTTCCGTGAACGGTTTCGACGCAGGTGACGAGGTGCCCGGTGTGGCGGCGGCCCCTTGGGAGGCTCCCATCGAGGAACCCGCGCTTCCGGACTGGGACGCTCCCGCGGCTGAGCTCCCCGATCCCTTCGCGGCACCGGCGACACCGCAGGCCGAACTTGCAGAACCCGCAGAACCCGCAGCCGCGGCGACGGCCCCGGCCTCCTACGAGGCCCCTGCGCCCTGGGACACCGAGCAGGAAGACGCCGAGTCGGCGGGTTCCATCGCCTGGGAAGAGGAGATCGATCTCGACCTGGATGACGATGGTTTCCAGGCGGCACCGGCTCCCGAACCGTTTGCGGTTTCCGAGGAGCCCCAGGCGCCCCCCGAGCCCGCCGCCGCGCCTGCGGCCGAGGTGGAGCTCCCGCTCGATTTTTCGCTGGAGCTGAACTTCGACGAGGTTGACCAGGAACTGGAGGAGGCCGAGCCGGAGCAGGTGCCGGTGGTTGAGCTCGACCTGGAACAGGGAGGGGAACTGGAATTGACCCTGCCGGACCAGGAAGCTCCTTTCGGCGAGCTCTCCTGGGAGGAAGAAGGGGAGCAGGAGCTGCCGCAAGAGCCCGAGGTGCCGGAGCAGGCGGAGGAGCTGGCCGAGCTCGAGGAAGTAGAGCTGGAACTCGAGCCGTTCGCGGAGCCGGAGCTCGAGCTGGTGTCCGAGCAGGAGCCGCTCGAGGAGCAGGAGCCGGAAGCGCTCGCCCCCCCGGAGCCGGTCAGGCAGCGCGGGTGGGAGGAGATCTTTCCGAACGCCGCAGCCGGGGAAGCCGACCTCGACCTCGAGGAGCTGGAGTCGCATTACGATTTGGGGATCGGCTACAAGGAGATGGGGATGTACGCCGGTGCCATCAAGGAGTTCGACATCGCCGCGGCCAACCCGCAGCGCCGTTTCGACTGCCTGACCCTGCAGGCGATCTGCTACCGCGACAAGGGGGAGCCGGCCAAGGCAGAGGAGCTGTTGCGGCGCGGCCTGGACCTGGACGTCATTTCCAAGGATGAGCGTACCTGTCTCAACTATGAGCTGGGGGTGCTGGCGGAGGCAAGAGGCGCGGCAGATGAGGCAATTGAAATGTACCGGGAGGTGATCCGTGCCAACCCCGCCTACCAGGATGCTTCCAACAGGCTTTCCACCCTTTCGGGCGAGGAAATCCCGGACATCATCGACCTGGAGCTGGAAGAGGGGAGCTGA